In Opitutus sp., one genomic interval encodes:
- the menD gene encoding 2-succinyl-5-enolpyruvyl-6-hydroxy-3-cyclohexene-1-carboxylic-acid synthase, whose translation MTPLDFRNTNTLWCSVLVETLVRGGVAQAVVSPGSRSTPLTMALVRHPAIEAVPVLDERSAAFFALGLAKQSQRPVVLVCTSGSAGAHYLPAIIEAQESAIPLIVITADRPPELRDCASGQTIDQQKLFGGFVGFYHELAVPETNLELLRYLRQTLVHAVERALAVGPVHLNAPFRDPLAPIEDDSAKGLVGAQDWDRFFALPHLATEPALLGNSLAMPPPQAQRVVVIAGNDWPHDHIVRWAAARDWPVLADVLSPARLRHGGGTGVVVAAYDAILRDPRAVQALQPDVVFVLGEIPTSKSLRAWLGAVDAQVVQVTQKAGNRDGVHGRTLTLRLPPTALDSVAADWPAAPTEWAARWAQAEVAAQAVLVRCAEVPGFEGAFTRTLAETLTREQVLCVASSMPVRDLEYFAPVRTDGPRVFGNRGANGIDGTLSTALGVAHGGSPTVLLTGDLALLHDTNGFLVAAKLRGSLTVVLINNQGGGIFGHLPVARFNPPFEEFWATPQTVDFARLCAAYGVAHHGVKTPSELRGLLLTEVGKPGLRVIEVHTDRTHDVATRQCMLKEAAQAAGDTLA comes from the coding sequence ATGACGCCTTTGGATTTTCGCAACACCAACACTTTGTGGTGCAGTGTGCTGGTCGAAACCCTGGTGCGCGGCGGCGTTGCCCAGGCAGTGGTTTCGCCGGGCTCGCGTTCGACTCCGCTCACGATGGCGCTCGTGCGTCATCCGGCAATCGAGGCGGTGCCGGTTCTCGATGAGCGTTCGGCGGCTTTTTTTGCCCTTGGTCTGGCTAAACAGTCGCAGCGTCCCGTGGTGCTCGTGTGCACCAGCGGCTCGGCTGGCGCACACTACCTGCCGGCGATTATTGAGGCCCAAGAGAGCGCCATTCCGCTGATCGTGATCACGGCGGATCGTCCGCCAGAGCTGCGCGATTGCGCTTCAGGGCAGACTATCGACCAACAAAAACTGTTCGGCGGCTTTGTGGGGTTTTACCATGAGCTGGCCGTGCCGGAGACGAATCTCGAACTGTTACGCTACCTTCGCCAGACTCTGGTTCATGCGGTCGAGCGCGCGCTGGCCGTCGGCCCCGTCCACTTGAACGCACCGTTTCGTGATCCTTTGGCGCCGATCGAGGACGATAGCGCTAAAGGCCTCGTTGGGGCGCAGGATTGGGATCGGTTTTTTGCGCTGCCGCACCTCGCGACGGAGCCCGCGCTTTTGGGGAATTCCTTGGCCATGCCCCCGCCGCAAGCGCAGCGCGTGGTGGTCATCGCGGGTAATGACTGGCCGCATGACCACATCGTGCGCTGGGCCGCAGCGCGGGATTGGCCGGTGCTGGCGGATGTGTTGTCCCCGGCCCGGCTGCGCCATGGCGGCGGGACAGGCGTGGTGGTGGCGGCTTATGACGCCATCTTGCGCGATCCAAGGGCCGTGCAGGCGCTTCAGCCTGACGTGGTTTTTGTTCTGGGCGAAATTCCGACCAGCAAGAGCCTACGCGCTTGGCTTGGGGCCGTGGATGCCCAAGTCGTTCAGGTCACTCAAAAAGCGGGTAATCGCGATGGGGTTCACGGTCGCACCCTGACGTTGCGCCTGCCGCCGACGGCACTCGATTCAGTGGCTGCCGACTGGCCCGCCGCACCGACCGAATGGGCTGCACGTTGGGCGCAGGCCGAGGTGGCGGCGCAAGCGGTGCTGGTTCGTTGTGCCGAGGTACCCGGCTTCGAGGGGGCGTTTACGCGGACATTGGCGGAGACGTTAACCCGTGAACAAGTCCTGTGTGTGGCCAGCAGCATGCCGGTGCGTGACCTCGAGTACTTCGCTCCCGTGCGAACGGACGGACCGCGGGTGTTTGGCAACCGCGGCGCCAACGGCATCGACGGCACCCTCTCGACCGCTCTGGGCGTGGCGCATGGTGGCAGTCCGACCGTTCTGCTTACGGGGGATTTGGCGCTGTTGCACGACACCAACGGGTTCTTAGTCGCGGCCAAACTCCGCGGCTCGCTGACCGTGGTGTTGATCAACAACCAGGGGGGCGGGATTTTTGGCCACCTGCCGGTCGCACGGTTTAATCCGCCCTTCGAGGAGTTTTGGGCAACCCCGCAAACGGTGGATTTTGCCCGCCTGTGTGCGGCCTACGGGGTGGCGCATCACGGGGTGAAAACGCCAAGCGAATTGCGTGGTTTACTCCTAACTGAGGTCGGCAAACCGGGTCTGCGGGTGATCGAGGTGCACACCGACCGGACGCACGATGTGGCGACCCGTCAGTGCATGCTTAAAGAGGCCGCGCAGGCGGCCGGTGATACGTTGGCGTAG
- a CDS encoding SDR family oxidoreductase — translation MRDQHVLITGGSSGIGLALACQAAAAGAHLSLIARDPVKLAAAASQVRTAAPDAPEIVTAPADVADEKNLVAAIRAAEAAHGPVDILITSAGVARPGHFAEIPVSVFEHTMAVNYFGTLYAVKAVTPSMCARGRGKIVMISSGAGLVGLFGYTAYAPSKFALRGFAESLRGELKPAGVTVSIVYPPDTDTPQLAEENLTKPQETKALTAAAGLWTAEAVARATLEGVRRGRFAVTPGVQLTALAWLHSLIAPVLRWSFDRTAARVRQRGDS, via the coding sequence ATGCGTGACCAACACGTGCTCATCACAGGAGGATCCAGCGGGATCGGGCTCGCCCTCGCCTGCCAAGCGGCGGCCGCCGGTGCCCACTTGAGCCTGATCGCCCGCGACCCCGTCAAACTCGCCGCCGCCGCCAGTCAGGTGCGCACGGCTGCCCCCGATGCACCGGAAATCGTCACCGCCCCGGCGGATGTCGCCGACGAGAAAAACCTGGTCGCCGCGATCCGCGCCGCCGAAGCTGCGCATGGCCCAGTCGACATACTGATCACCTCAGCGGGCGTGGCGCGCCCCGGACATTTCGCCGAAATCCCGGTCTCAGTCTTTGAGCACACGATGGCGGTTAACTATTTTGGCACGCTCTACGCGGTGAAAGCGGTCACGCCGTCGATGTGTGCGCGCGGTCGCGGCAAAATCGTGATGATTTCCTCGGGCGCGGGACTGGTCGGACTTTTTGGCTACACCGCCTACGCCCCGAGCAAGTTCGCCCTACGCGGTTTTGCCGAATCACTACGCGGCGAGCTCAAGCCGGCGGGCGTTACGGTGAGCATTGTTTACCCACCCGATACCGATACCCCGCAGCTCGCCGAGGAAAACCTCACCAAGCCCCAGGAAACAAAAGCGTTAACCGCCGCAGCCGGCTTATGGACGGCCGAAGCAGTGGCGCGGGCCACACTCGAAGGCGTACGCCGGGGCCGTTTCGCGGTGACGCCGGGGGTGCAACTCACGGCGTTGGCATGGCTGCATAGCCTGATCGCGCCGGTACTGCGGTGGAGTTTTGACCGCACGGCGGCGCGGGTGCGGCAGCGGGGCGATTCATGA
- a CDS encoding DEAD/DEAH box helicase family protein: protein MSVKTLRTFQETAVESGVALFAANQRLLDAAGADAGGRATAINHNGYLLIEAPTGAGKTLMAGTLVERFSRQERVVWFWFAPFKGVVGQTADSLRGQFKGLSLRQLADDRSPEQSKPGDVFVTTWQAVATRAKDKRNVRKDGDSNPSIDGLIEALRAQGLRIGVVVDEAHHGFGEGTQAAKFFHEVLQPEYTILITATPDDAEIKDFEKALGIAELQRIRVSRGDAVNEGLIKMGVKCAAYFVEPAQRALVDLEGTALRDGVAAHRKIKKLLAATEKPFVPLLLVQAGDGKDSVEKLKARLLRMGFADEQIATHTADEPDPDLLAIANDEQREVLVFKMAVALGFDAPRAFTLVTMRASREVDFGVQLVGRLLRVHAHLQTKARAKTLPEALHYGYVFLADADTQTGLDLAGQRINQIQTEYAKASSATVALHIAAGASGVATVDSYGQVSMFGLEGEARPSDQVGETGDDEFVRRETSVAVRPAAEFDLGAFFTPAAEQCPGGENGTGRTPKQVVGSVGGYRYPLRGDVPRRFKTQTVCPQNEVTEEDCAARFIVSTRDLFEVMKNRIPVEKRTLDVFAQAFQSEFNFAADLSPDQAARRAQAALCKNQTFDPRELRRALLRKMERVMREESMAEADEPVQVARFLDVILATHPELLWEAQKAAHAKYAEVIEAGDLPSELTWAEPLAKSTRNVYGVYPSGLNTWEQPFAELLDRDSSETVLWWHRNEPRQPWSVNVLMPDGRGFYPDFVIGIAGRKTEDNALLADPKLNFAREDEAPKVLASHGVYGKAMILYLDGGTRWMTVGYDDKAKRPYVAREFRLADAAGF, encoded by the coding sequence ATGAGCGTCAAAACCCTGCGCACGTTTCAGGAAACCGCCGTTGAGAGCGGCGTCGCCCTCTTTGCCGCCAACCAGCGGCTGCTGGATGCCGCCGGGGCCGATGCGGGCGGGCGCGCCACGGCGATCAATCACAACGGTTACCTGCTGATCGAGGCGCCGACGGGCGCGGGCAAAACGCTGATGGCGGGCACCCTAGTGGAACGGTTTAGCCGACAAGAGCGGGTGGTGTGGTTTTGGTTCGCGCCGTTCAAGGGCGTGGTGGGGCAAACCGCCGACAGCCTGCGCGGCCAGTTCAAGGGCCTAAGCCTGCGGCAGCTCGCCGACGACCGTTCACCGGAGCAGAGCAAACCGGGCGACGTGTTTGTCACCACCTGGCAGGCCGTCGCTACCCGCGCCAAGGACAAGCGCAACGTGCGCAAGGACGGCGACAGCAACCCGTCGATTGACGGCTTGATCGAGGCGCTGCGTGCGCAAGGCCTGCGGATCGGCGTGGTCGTGGACGAGGCTCACCACGGTTTCGGTGAAGGCACGCAAGCGGCTAAATTTTTCCACGAGGTGCTGCAACCCGAGTACACCATCCTGATCACCGCCACGCCGGACGACGCCGAGATTAAAGACTTCGAGAAGGCGCTCGGGATCGCCGAGCTGCAACGCATCCGGGTGAGTCGGGGCGATGCGGTCAACGAAGGCCTGATTAAGATGGGGGTGAAGTGCGCGGCCTATTTTGTGGAGCCGGCACAGCGCGCGTTGGTGGACCTTGAAGGGACGGCGCTGCGCGACGGCGTGGCCGCCCACCGCAAGATCAAGAAACTGCTGGCCGCGACCGAAAAACCCTTCGTGCCGCTGCTGTTGGTTCAGGCCGGCGACGGCAAGGACAGCGTGGAAAAGCTCAAGGCGCGGCTGCTACGCATGGGGTTTGCGGACGAGCAGATCGCGACGCACACGGCCGACGAACCCGATCCCGACCTGCTGGCGATCGCTAACGACGAGCAACGCGAGGTGCTGGTGTTTAAGATGGCGGTGGCGCTCGGCTTTGACGCGCCACGGGCGTTTACCCTGGTCACGATGCGGGCCAGCCGAGAAGTGGATTTTGGGGTGCAACTGGTCGGCCGGCTCCTGCGCGTGCATGCGCACCTGCAAACCAAGGCGCGCGCCAAGACGCTGCCCGAAGCGCTGCATTACGGGTACGTTTTTCTCGCCGATGCCGACACCCAGACCGGCCTTGATTTGGCGGGCCAGCGGATCAATCAGATCCAGACGGAATACGCCAAGGCGAGTTCCGCCACCGTGGCGCTACACATTGCGGCGGGCGCGTCCGGGGTGGCCACCGTCGATTCGTATGGGCAGGTTTCGATGTTCGGTTTGGAGGGGGAGGCCCGCCCGAGCGATCAGGTCGGCGAAACCGGTGACGACGAGTTCGTGCGCCGCGAGACATCAGTCGCCGTAAGGCCGGCCGCCGAGTTTGATCTGGGGGCGTTTTTCACTCCCGCAGCGGAGCAATGCCCAGGCGGGGAAAATGGAACGGGGCGGACACCGAAGCAAGTCGTGGGCTCGGTCGGTGGCTACCGTTACCCGCTGCGGGGAGACGTGCCGCGACGCTTCAAAACCCAGACGGTTTGCCCGCAAAACGAGGTGACGGAGGAGGATTGCGCGGCCCGCTTCATCGTTTCGACGCGGGACTTGTTTGAAGTGATGAAGAACCGGATTCCGGTGGAGAAGCGGACGCTCGACGTTTTTGCCCAAGCGTTCCAATCGGAGTTTAACTTTGCGGCCGATCTTTCGCCCGACCAAGCAGCACGGCGCGCCCAGGCCGCGCTGTGCAAAAACCAAACCTTCGATCCGCGCGAACTGCGCCGGGCATTGTTGCGCAAGATGGAGCGGGTCATGCGCGAGGAGTCGATGGCCGAGGCCGACGAGCCGGTGCAGGTGGCGCGGTTTCTCGACGTGATCCTAGCCACCCATCCGGAGCTGCTGTGGGAGGCACAAAAGGCAGCCCACGCCAAGTACGCGGAAGTGATCGAAGCGGGCGATTTGCCGTCGGAGCTGACGTGGGCCGAGCCCTTGGCCAAATCCACGCGCAACGTCTATGGCGTATACCCCTCGGGGCTGAACACGTGGGAGCAGCCCTTTGCGGAGCTGTTGGACCGCGATAGCAGCGAAACCGTGCTGTGGTGGCACCGTAACGAGCCGCGCCAGCCCTGGTCGGTCAACGTGCTCATGCCCGACGGACGCGGGTTTTATCCTGATTTCGTGATCGGGATTGCCGGACGCAAAACCGAGGACAACGCGCTGCTCGCCGACCCGAAGTTAAATTTTGCCCGTGAGGACGAAGCCCCCAAGGTGCTCGCCTCGCATGGCGTCTATGGCAAGGCCATGATCCTCTACCTCGACGGCGGCACCCGCTGGATGACGGTGGGCTACGACGACAAAGCCAAACGCCCCTACGTCGCCCGTGAGTTCCGCTTGGCGGATGCTGCGGGGTTTTGA
- a CDS encoding type II toxin-antitoxin system RelE/ParE family toxin — translation MGYQVGLTEEAQSDLGSVVRFLAEKSPAAAERLGHELLDAALALTLFPRRGAPVRRRPGMRKLAHRHYLIFYQINDATQTVEIIRIWDGRQNPTALRFA, via the coding sequence ATGGGCTACCAAGTCGGCCTGACCGAAGAGGCCCAGTCCGATCTCGGATCGGTGGTTCGATTTCTGGCCGAAAAAAGCCCAGCGGCCGCTGAGCGCCTCGGCCACGAGCTGCTCGACGCCGCGCTGGCCCTCACTCTGTTTCCCCGGCGCGGTGCCCCAGTTCGTCGGCGGCCTGGCATGCGTAAACTCGCCCATCGCCATTACCTGATTTTTTATCAGATCAACGACGCAACCCAAACGGTCGAGATCATCCGCATCTGGGATGGTCGACAGAACCCGACGGCGCTTCGGTTCGCTTAA
- a CDS encoding ThuA domain-containing protein, which translates to MSLPTRVTVWGEFRHEKKNPKVAAIYPQGMHETIADFLRPHTDFAVRTAWLDQPEHGLTDTVLAATDVLIWWGHQAHHDVDDTVVAKVKTRVLEGMGLIVLHSAHYSKIFKTLLGTTCSLKWREATDKERLWNINPAHPITQGVGEYFEIPAEEMYGEPFGIPEPDQLIFISWFTGGEVFRSGATWQRGNGRIFYFRPGHETYPTYHHPQVQRVITNAVRWAKATVCIPDHCPNAQPLEPLPPDPEAAARSTIGHV; encoded by the coding sequence ATGAGCTTACCCACCCGCGTCACCGTCTGGGGCGAATTCCGCCACGAGAAAAAGAACCCCAAGGTTGCCGCAATTTATCCGCAGGGCATGCACGAGACCATCGCCGACTTCCTGCGCCCGCACACCGATTTCGCCGTGCGCACCGCCTGGCTCGACCAACCCGAGCACGGGCTCACCGACACCGTCTTGGCGGCAACCGACGTGCTCATTTGGTGGGGACACCAGGCGCACCACGACGTGGACGACACCGTTGTTGCCAAAGTCAAAACCCGCGTGCTCGAGGGCATGGGCCTGATCGTCCTGCACTCCGCCCATTATTCGAAAATCTTCAAAACCCTGCTCGGCACCACCTGTTCGCTCAAATGGCGCGAGGCCACCGACAAGGAGCGCCTCTGGAACATCAACCCCGCCCACCCGATCACCCAGGGTGTCGGCGAGTATTTCGAGATCCCTGCCGAGGAGATGTACGGCGAGCCTTTCGGTATACCGGAGCCCGACCAATTGATTTTCATCTCTTGGTTTACGGGCGGAGAGGTTTTCCGCAGCGGGGCGACGTGGCAGCGTGGCAATGGACGAATTTTCTATTTCCGTCCCGGCCATGAAACCTACCCGACCTACCACCACCCGCAGGTCCAGCGGGTGATCACCAACGCCGTGCGCTGGGCAAAGGCCACCGTGTGCATTCCGGATCATTGCCCCAATGCGCAGCCGCTGGAACCGCTCCCGCCCGACCCCGAAGCCGCCGCCCGCTCCACGATCGGCCACGTCTGA
- a CDS encoding Gfo/Idh/MocA family oxidoreductase, translated as MSTTASRKAKTPQKTVRLAIIGTGGMAGNHAKRYQEIPGCRVVAAVDVNRERVTAFAAEHKIPAVYTAVEDLLAWGEFDAVSIVTPDAFHAKLSIQCLRAGKHVLCEKPLALNHTDAKKMVAAAKKAGVINMVNLSYRDWPAIQGVAQVIAAGKLGELRHVEANYLQSWLPSKIWGDWRTTPAWLWRLSTQHGSRGVLGDVGVHIVDFASFPAGPIKNVYCKLKTFAKAPGNRVGDYVLDANDSAVMTVEFANGALGTIHTTRWSGGHANRLYLKISGTLGSVEIDSDRSTSSYRICVGADLDTATWKEVACKPTPSNYARFIKSIRTGVQDQPDFARGAEVQKVLDACISSNDKKLPVNL; from the coding sequence ATGTCCACCACCGCCTCCCGCAAAGCCAAAACGCCGCAAAAAACCGTCCGCCTCGCCATCATCGGCACGGGCGGCATGGCCGGTAACCACGCCAAACGTTACCAGGAAATCCCCGGCTGCCGCGTCGTCGCCGCGGTCGATGTGAACCGCGAACGTGTCACCGCCTTCGCCGCCGAGCACAAGATTCCCGCGGTTTACACAGCGGTGGAGGACTTGCTCGCGTGGGGCGAATTTGACGCGGTCTCGATCGTCACCCCCGACGCCTTTCACGCCAAACTGTCGATCCAGTGCCTGCGCGCCGGCAAACACGTGCTTTGCGAAAAGCCCCTAGCGCTCAACCACACCGACGCCAAAAAAATGGTCGCGGCAGCCAAAAAGGCCGGGGTGATCAACATGGTAAACCTGTCCTACCGCGACTGGCCGGCCATCCAGGGCGTCGCCCAAGTGATCGCCGCCGGCAAACTCGGCGAGCTTCGTCACGTCGAGGCCAACTACCTGCAATCGTGGCTCCCGAGTAAAATTTGGGGCGACTGGCGTACCACCCCGGCCTGGCTCTGGCGGCTGTCCACCCAGCACGGCAGTCGCGGCGTATTGGGCGACGTCGGCGTGCACATCGTCGATTTTGCATCGTTCCCCGCCGGGCCAATAAAGAACGTTTACTGCAAGCTGAAGACCTTTGCCAAAGCGCCCGGCAACCGGGTCGGCGACTACGTACTCGACGCCAACGATTCGGCGGTGATGACCGTTGAGTTCGCCAACGGCGCCCTCGGTACGATCCACACCACACGCTGGTCCGGCGGTCACGCCAACCGGCTCTATCTCAAAATCTCCGGAACCTTGGGCAGCGTGGAAATCGACTCTGACCGCTCGACCAGCAGCTACCGCATCTGCGTCGGGGCCGACCTCGACACGGCGACGTGGAAGGAAGTCGCCTGCAAGCCGACGCCAAGCAACTACGCGCGTTTCATTAAAAGCATCCGCACGGGAGTGCAGGACCAGCCCGATTTCGCGCGCGGAGCCGAGGTGCAAAAAGTCTTGGACGCCTGCATTTCATCCAACGACAAGAAACTGCCCGTTAACCTATAA
- a CDS encoding glycosyltransferase family 4 protein: protein MLHIAISTSVNQRGKSGVAAYLFGLIDGLVNTCPDVRLTLFGLAEDRPLFAPWLDRAKWAEVSETWRPAVRDVAWHQCVLPGRLRQIRADVVHIPSYRRILARPPCPQVVTVHDCAAFHVRGKYDAARMAYGRHVVPRLARQARRLTTVSQATARDVEKFFHRPAAAIEVIWNGIDHRRFHSATPAALAAFRARHQLTRPYIVYLARLEHPAKNHVRLIEAFEQLLTAQPHLPHDLVLAGADWHGAEVVHARVAASPVRDRIRTPGFVTGADLPLWYAGAELLAYPSLFEGFGLPPVEAMACGCPVVCSARGSLAEVVGEAARIVEPESTSAIVAGLREVLAAPEKWRKRGLVRAQLFDWNRSARATATLYREAAG from the coding sequence ATGCTCCACATCGCAATCAGCACGAGTGTTAACCAACGCGGCAAATCCGGTGTCGCCGCTTACCTCTTCGGCCTCATCGACGGACTAGTTAACACCTGCCCCGACGTGCGCCTCACCCTCTTCGGGCTCGCCGAAGACCGCCCGCTGTTCGCCCCATGGCTCGACCGCGCGAAGTGGGCGGAGGTCTCCGAAACGTGGCGACCAGCCGTGCGTGATGTGGCTTGGCACCAGTGCGTCCTGCCGGGACGCCTGCGCCAAATCAGGGCCGACGTGGTGCACATCCCCAGTTACCGCCGCATCCTCGCCCGACCGCCGTGCCCGCAAGTGGTCACGGTGCACGACTGCGCGGCCTTCCACGTGCGCGGCAAATACGATGCCGCGCGCATGGCTTACGGCCGCCACGTCGTGCCTCGCCTCGCCCGCCAGGCCCGCCGCCTCACGACCGTGAGCCAGGCCACCGCCCGCGACGTTGAAAAATTTTTCCACCGCCCGGCCGCCGCCATCGAGGTGATCTGGAACGGCATCGACCACCGGCGCTTTCACTCCGCTACGCCGGCCGCGCTGGCCGCGTTCCGCGCCCGCCACCAGCTCACGCGGCCCTATATTGTTTACCTCGCTCGCCTGGAACACCCGGCCAAAAACCACGTGCGCCTGATCGAGGCGTTTGAGCAGTTACTCACCGCGCAACCGCACTTGCCGCACGACCTCGTGCTTGCCGGAGCTGACTGGCACGGTGCTGAGGTGGTGCATGCGCGCGTGGCCGCCTCCCCCGTGCGCGACCGCATCCGCACGCCGGGTTTTGTCACCGGAGCCGACTTACCGCTCTGGTATGCGGGAGCCGAGTTGCTCGCCTACCCGTCGCTGTTCGAGGGTTTCGGACTGCCGCCGGTCGAGGCCATGGCGTGCGGGTGTCCTGTGGTGTGCTCGGCACGCGGCTCGCTGGCGGAAGTAGTGGGTGAGGCGGCGCGGATCGTCGAGCCGGAGTCTACGTCGGCCATCGTCGCAGGCCTGCGCGAGGTACTGGCCGCCCCGGAAAAGTGGCGTAAACGCGGGTTGGTTAGGGCGCAACTGTTCGACTGGAACCGCTCGGCCCGGGCCACGGCGACGCTTTATCGGGAGGCGGCGGGGTGA
- a CDS encoding site-specific DNA-methyltransferase, which yields MPSYDHLSKEDLVRLLTARDRRDATRFGLVWEANEIERDQAVNADFVALDLLPEHSVGPGPWRNLIIEGDNFDALRHLRMAYAGEVKCILIDPPYNTGKKDFVYNDRFVDENDSWRFSTWIEFLFQRLIIARDLLSEDGVMLVCINDENRSKLELLLEKVMPGRRVGSFVWRTKDSANDAGGNLSQVHEHVLVYANAGFQFAGKTLTLDDYRNPDNDPEGDWTPQPITCAKSLTERENLYYPIQDPATGYWYPCDPDRVWAYATESRVKPGTQLRADTIEELIRKKEIYFPASKPGTVMQWDTMDDLQKAIRAGKGPVLPKKKTPLLRLDLPDLAFWVGKLIAPGRPSRKDYLKRKTKLVAPLSSWIAGKNEDIDYTFDEMEEQVETMRSERGGEGTDAINAILGNKAFNYPKPPSLIRALVTQATGKNDLVLDFFGGSGTTGHAVLQRNAEDGGTRRFILVSNTESTPADPAKNLCRDVCARRMQRVIEGYSNMPALGGDFAYLRCRRVAPGRMLDIEHAQVWTALQMIHGDTLTAYADAPFLTAGDPEQLLIYIPRFTPAIVAALRLAVKPCLAAVIYSWQPETLRQQVRFGHVEHAAIPESLVLRFGIRA from the coding sequence ATGCCCAGCTACGACCACCTGTCCAAAGAAGACCTCGTCCGCCTCCTGACCGCCCGCGACCGCCGCGACGCCACCCGCTTCGGGCTCGTCTGGGAGGCCAACGAGATCGAGCGCGACCAGGCCGTGAATGCCGACTTTGTCGCCCTCGACCTGCTGCCCGAACACAGCGTCGGCCCCGGACCGTGGCGCAACCTCATCATCGAAGGCGACAACTTCGACGCCCTCCGCCACCTGCGCATGGCCTACGCCGGCGAGGTGAAGTGCATCCTCATCGACCCACCCTACAACACCGGCAAAAAGGACTTCGTCTACAACGACCGCTTCGTCGACGAAAACGACTCTTGGCGCTTCTCCACCTGGATCGAGTTCCTGTTCCAGCGCCTCATCATCGCCCGCGACTTGCTCAGCGAGGACGGCGTCATGCTCGTCTGCATCAACGATGAGAACCGCTCAAAACTGGAACTTCTCCTCGAAAAAGTGATGCCCGGCCGCAGAGTCGGAAGCTTCGTCTGGCGGACCAAGGATTCGGCCAACGACGCCGGCGGCAACCTCAGTCAGGTGCACGAACACGTCTTGGTTTATGCCAACGCCGGGTTCCAGTTCGCCGGAAAGACCCTCACCCTCGACGACTACCGTAACCCGGACAACGATCCCGAGGGCGACTGGACTCCACAACCGATCACTTGCGCCAAAAGTCTAACCGAACGGGAAAACCTTTATTACCCGATCCAAGATCCGGCCACCGGTTACTGGTATCCCTGCGACCCTGATCGTGTTTGGGCCTACGCGACGGAATCACGGGTGAAGCCCGGCACCCAGCTGCGTGCGGACACCATCGAGGAGCTGATTCGCAAAAAAGAAATCTATTTTCCCGCCAGTAAACCGGGCACGGTCATGCAGTGGGATACGATGGATGACCTGCAGAAAGCCATCCGCGCCGGCAAAGGGCCGGTGTTGCCAAAAAAAAAGACCCCACTGCTTCGTCTCGACCTGCCCGACTTGGCGTTCTGGGTAGGCAAGCTAATCGCCCCCGGCCGCCCCTCCCGCAAAGACTATCTCAAACGTAAAACCAAGTTGGTCGCCCCCTTGAGTAGTTGGATTGCCGGTAAGAACGAGGACATCGACTACACCTTCGACGAAATGGAGGAGCAGGTGGAGACGATGCGCAGTGAGCGTGGCGGAGAGGGCACCGACGCCATCAACGCCATCCTCGGCAACAAAGCGTTTAACTACCCCAAGCCGCCTTCGCTCATTCGCGCACTGGTTACGCAGGCGACGGGCAAAAATGATCTGGTGCTCGATTTCTTTGGTGGTTCCGGCACCACCGGTCACGCCGTGCTCCAACGCAACGCTGAAGACGGGGGCACGCGCCGCTTTATCCTGGTTTCCAATACCGAATCAACGCCCGCCGATCCCGCTAAAAACCTGTGTCGAGACGTGTGTGCCCGACGTATGCAGCGAGTGATTGAAGGCTACAGTAACATGCCTGCTCTGGGTGGTGATTTCGCCTACCTGCGGTGCCGCCGAGTTGCGCCGGGGCGGATGCTCGACATCGAGCACGCGCAAGTCTGGACGGCGCTGCAGATGATCCACGGCGACACGCTCACGGCCTACGCCGACGCGCCGTTCCTGACCGCCGGCGACCCGGAGCAGTTGCTCATTTATATCCCGCGTTTCACCCCCGCGATCGTGGCGGCGCTGCGTCTGGCGGTAAAACCGTGCCTGGCGGCGGTGATTTATTCGTGGCAACCGGAGACCCTGCGCCAGCAGGTGCGCTTCGGCCACGTCGAGCACGCCGCCATCCCCGAAAGCCTGGTCCTGCGCTTTGGCATTCGCGCCTAA